From Bacillota bacterium, one genomic window encodes:
- a CDS encoding nuclear transport factor 2 family protein yields MSEENYTSIIRELAGSFETGDLDKMLSLFTDNIKYVNPFGTFDGKAEAKRFLGWNLKNVKTERLMRKE; encoded by the coding sequence ATGTCTGAAGAAAATTATACAAGTATTATACGTGAATTGGCTGGGTCATTCGAGACGGGCGACCTGGACAAAATGTTATCGCTGTTCACCGATAATATCAAATATGTCAATCCTTTTGGCACTTTTGATGGCAAAGCAGAAGCTAAGCGTTTTCTTGGATGGAATTTGAAAAATGTTAAAACTGAGAGATTAATGAGGAAGGAATAG
- a CDS encoding M28 family peptidase has protein sequence MFRRSVIMLLVVLMVFSFALPAFAQSTNTRGQSAAAFDQKIIRNLDVNRAMDHLYYLTKEIGTRPGGMPNEKLAADYIADYFESIGYEPWVQEFSIGNQHIGTITVHDGEQWFGQGEWGFNEWHGTVWETGAGSRGPYTSVSGYVVDCGSGGVNEWPAEVEGNIALVQRGTAFTTLVSRAQNAGATGLLIYSVVGSRGQYGQTFSPNVTTSIPVLGLALSQGMWLKEMMEEFPVYLDIETQLYSNLISQNVIAIKPAAIENAPIVVIGGHYDSVVGAPGANDNGSGVVILMELARVLKEYDTDEYELRFAVWGSEERGLVGANRYVQWLSTEDRNRHVANYNLDMVATSEYERAPTLFLETVDGLPNIVTDTSLAAVSRLGYTNVVQSRFGSSDHVPFHNAGIPATMFIWLGGAGTPQNYTIERYYHTPQDTIEENICVDRLDMVMKIAGAAVFDLVRKQVPAFEKAAIVYREYSPAELELQQDPNPVQ, from the coding sequence ATGTTTAGACGATCAGTTATAATGCTGTTGGTAGTATTGATGGTGTTCTCCTTCGCTCTACCGGCCTTTGCCCAATCAACAAATACACGGGGGCAATCAGCAGCTGCCTTCGATCAAAAGATTATCAGAAACCTTGATGTAAACAGGGCGATGGACCATCTCTACTATTTAACAAAGGAGATTGGCACCCGTCCCGGTGGCATGCCCAATGAAAAGTTGGCGGCCGATTATATTGCCGACTATTTTGAAAGCATAGGTTATGAGCCGTGGGTTCAAGAATTCAGCATTGGTAATCAGCATATCGGAACGATTACTGTGCACGATGGCGAGCAGTGGTTCGGCCAGGGCGAATGGGGATTTAATGAGTGGCACGGCACTGTATGGGAAACAGGAGCCGGCAGCCGCGGGCCGTACACCAGTGTTAGCGGTTACGTAGTTGATTGCGGCTCAGGTGGTGTAAATGAATGGCCGGCGGAAGTCGAAGGGAATATCGCACTGGTTCAGAGAGGCACAGCTTTTACTACACTGGTTAGCAGGGCTCAAAACGCCGGTGCTACCGGTTTATTGATTTATTCGGTAGTAGGAAGCCGCGGCCAGTATGGTCAGACCTTTAGCCCAAATGTAACAACAAGCATTCCAGTGCTTGGCCTTGCTCTTAGCCAGGGCATGTGGCTTAAGGAAATGATGGAAGAGTTCCCCGTCTATCTTGATATCGAGACGCAACTCTACTCAAACCTGATCTCTCAGAATGTGATTGCCATCAAACCGGCGGCAATTGAAAATGCACCGATCGTAGTAATTGGCGGTCACTATGACAGCGTGGTCGGAGCACCAGGAGCTAATGATAATGGGTCCGGGGTTGTGATATTGATGGAACTGGCCCGTGTTTTGAAGGAATATGATACGGATGAATATGAACTGCGCTTTGCAGTATGGGGATCGGAAGAAAGAGGTTTAGTTGGTGCAAACCGCTATGTTCAGTGGTTGAGTACCGAAGATCGAAACCGTCACGTTGCCAATTACAACCTTGACATGGTTGCCACTTCCGAATATGAACGAGCACCTACCCTCTTTTTGGAAACAGTTGATGGTTTACCCAACATAGTTACCGATACATCGCTGGCTGCAGTAAGCCGTCTGGGCTATACAAATGTCGTCCAATCCCGCTTTGGATCCAGCGACCATGTTCCTTTCCACAATGCCGGCATTCCAGCAACAATGTTTATCTGGCTTGGCGGAGCTGGGACACCTCAAAATTACACTATTGAGCGATACTACCACACCCCCCAGGATACTATTGAGGAGAATATATGTGTAGATCGCCTCGATATGGTAATGAAGATTGCTGGTGCTGCAGTATTTGACCTGGTAAGAAAACAGGTACCAGCGTTTGAAAAAGCTGCTATAGTTTACAGGGAATATAGCCCTGCCGAACTTGAGCTACAGCAAGATCCCAATCCGGTGCAATAG